The following proteins are encoded in a genomic region of Bernardetia sp. MNP-M8:
- a CDS encoding OmpA family protein: MNNYILPLSTFREVVCLLFFYTFFVLSSFAQSIPTWHFDTYNDKNSSIPHNFINDLAFDKSDNSLWIATGGGLVHWSEKDSTIYTPKNSELKDYGIKCIAIGKDGDKYIGTYGAGIYKIDAAGNFSHLQVPSKSNKNTVLCITEDQYKTIWVGTEEEGLFRIDSKFKILISVERIAFTRVFEIVVDKENTKWIATERGLYTLDEDNRLKIYPSLKDQPINSIAFSPQNELLISSTLESTAQFFVGDKKQTISKDVHYQFRTMLPTKESLWAASLSGLSLFENNKWTVFNPQNSAFPSTMVSTLVQNPQDKTVWAGTFGQGLVKLSQLNTLPEGEFRLGTTSIKKGDIVRLHIGFERATAIFSDTTGISELVEFMKENQAVRIELSGHTDTAGDATLNYKLSQERADAVKLYLMRKNIEANRIETKAYGGTKPISDNTSESSRQKNRRVEMRIIE; this comes from the coding sequence ATGAATAACTATATTTTGCCCTTATCAACCTTTAGAGAGGTTGTTTGTCTATTGTTTTTTTATACTTTTTTTGTACTGTCTAGCTTTGCTCAAAGCATACCAACTTGGCATTTTGATACATATAATGATAAAAACTCCTCTATTCCACACAACTTTATCAATGATTTAGCTTTCGATAAAAGTGATAATTCGCTTTGGATAGCAACAGGAGGTGGATTGGTACATTGGTCTGAAAAAGATTCTACAATCTACACACCCAAAAACTCAGAATTAAAAGATTATGGTATAAAATGTATTGCTATCGGAAAAGATGGCGATAAATATATCGGAACGTATGGAGCAGGAATTTATAAAATTGATGCAGCAGGAAACTTTTCACATTTGCAAGTTCCTTCAAAATCTAATAAAAATACAGTCCTTTGTATAACAGAAGACCAATACAAAACAATTTGGGTAGGAACAGAAGAAGAAGGATTATTTCGAATTGATTCTAAATTCAAAATTCTGATTAGTGTTGAAAGAATTGCATTTACACGAGTCTTTGAAATAGTTGTCGATAAAGAAAATACAAAATGGATAGCTACAGAACGAGGACTTTATACATTAGATGAAGATAATCGTCTGAAAATTTATCCTTCTTTGAAAGACCAGCCTATCAACTCCATTGCATTTTCTCCTCAAAATGAGTTATTAATCAGCTCAACTTTAGAAAGTACAGCACAGTTTTTTGTGGGAGATAAAAAACAAACCATATCTAAAGATGTACATTATCAATTCCGAACCATGCTTCCAACAAAGGAGAGCTTATGGGCAGCTTCTTTGAGTGGATTATCTCTTTTTGAAAATAACAAATGGACTGTTTTTAATCCTCAGAATTCTGCTTTTCCCTCTACAATGGTCAGTACATTAGTGCAAAACCCACAAGACAAAACAGTTTGGGCAGGAACTTTTGGACAAGGATTAGTTAAACTCTCCCAACTCAACACACTTCCTGAAGGAGAATTTAGACTAGGAACTACATCTATAAAAAAGGGAGACATTGTTCGTTTGCATATTGGTTTTGAAAGAGCGACAGCCATTTTTAGTGATACAACAGGAATTTCTGAATTGGTAGAATTTATGAAAGAAAATCAGGCTGTCAGAATAGAACTCTCAGGTCATACCGACACAGCAGGGGATGCAACCTTAAACTATAAACTCTCACAAGAACGAGCTGATGCTGTAAAACTTTATTTGATGAGAAAAAATATAGAAGCTAATAGAATAGAAACAAAAGCCTACGGAGGAACAAAACCCATTTCAGATAACACTAGTGAATCATCAAGACAAAAAAATAGAAGAGTAGAAATGAGGATTATTGAGTAA
- a CDS encoding endonuclease/exonuclease/phosphatase family protein, with product MKKNILLFLSFFILFSAVSSCGSLENSNDNTPILSDNSKGETIKILSWNLYNFGKSKDNEEIAYIAKKLKDYDIVAIQEVSTSLYGIRAVGKLADELNRTGSKWEYKISEPTSGDGKERYAYVWKTSTKNAKISLKKDWLEESIEAKVDREPYMARFEIVSKSKTTNTVLIGSFHAVPTSKDPEKEVVFLEEIPNRYKTDNILILGDFNLDGKHEAFDGLRNRSFVAAFKGQKTSLRMKEKDGNPLNEEYDNIFVETRAFNIKKAEVIHFYKDYSSLKDARYISDHIPIWVELGFK from the coding sequence ATGAAAAAAAATATACTTTTATTTCTCTCATTTTTTATTCTATTTTCTGCTGTTTCGTCTTGTGGATCTTTAGAAAATTCAAATGATAATACTCCAATTCTTTCGGATAATTCTAAAGGTGAAACTATCAAGATTCTATCTTGGAATTTATATAATTTTGGAAAGTCAAAGGATAATGAAGAGATTGCATATATCGCCAAAAAGTTAAAAGACTATGATATTGTAGCTATTCAAGAGGTTTCAACTTCATTATATGGAATTCGTGCTGTCGGAAAGTTAGCTGATGAACTAAACAGAACAGGAAGTAAATGGGAGTACAAAATAAGTGAACCTACTTCAGGAGATGGCAAAGAACGGTATGCGTATGTATGGAAAACATCTACCAAAAATGCTAAAATTTCTCTAAAAAAAGACTGGTTAGAAGAAAGCATTGAAGCTAAAGTAGATAGAGAACCTTATATGGCAAGATTTGAAATTGTATCTAAATCCAAAACTACAAATACTGTATTGATAGGTAGTTTTCACGCTGTTCCGACAAGTAAAGACCCTGAAAAAGAGGTAGTTTTCTTAGAAGAAATTCCAAATAGATACAAAACAGATAATATTTTGATTTTGGGAGACTTTAATCTTGATGGAAAGCATGAAGCATTTGATGGACTCAGAAACCGTTCTTTTGTGGCAGCTTTCAAAGGTCAAAAAACAAGTCTTCGAATGAAAGAAAAAGATGGAAATCCATTAAATGAAGAATATGATAATATTTTTGTAGAAACGAGAGCATTTAATATCAAAAAAGCTGAAGTAATTCATTTTTATAAAGATTACAGTAGCCTAAAAGATGCTCGTTATATTTCTGACCATATTCCTATTTGGGTAGAGTTGGGTTTTAAGTGA
- a CDS encoding glucose 1-dehydrogenase, with amino-acid sequence MFSLKEKSIIITGGAMGLGYATAELFAEQGAYLTLVDYNEEKLEEAKKELSKKYSDAKILTVVADVSKEDQVKNYVDKTIKEYSRIDGLYNNAGIEGETALLTEYDMDAFKKVIDINLMGVYYGMRYVIPVMQKQKYGRIVNVASVAGIRGVKNETPYVASKHAVSGMTKNAALEYGQDGIMTNAIAPGAIVTPMVEEAFKKINPDNPESAKKEYAKANPTLKLGEPKDVATLVGFLLSEECSYVSGQVIAVDGGQSSIYGDV; translated from the coding sequence ATGTTTAGCTTAAAAGAAAAATCTATTATCATTACAGGGGGCGCAATGGGACTTGGCTATGCTACTGCCGAACTTTTTGCAGAGCAAGGCGCATACCTTACTCTAGTTGATTACAACGAAGAAAAACTAGAAGAAGCTAAAAAGGAACTTTCAAAGAAATATTCAGATGCGAAAATACTTACTGTAGTGGCTGATGTTTCGAAAGAAGATCAAGTAAAAAACTATGTAGATAAAACTATAAAAGAATATTCTCGCATAGACGGACTCTACAATAATGCAGGAATTGAAGGAGAGACAGCTTTACTTACAGAATACGACATGGATGCATTCAAAAAAGTAATTGACATTAATTTGATGGGTGTTTATTATGGAATGCGTTATGTAATTCCTGTTATGCAAAAACAAAAATATGGTAGAATTGTAAATGTAGCTTCAGTAGCTGGTATTCGTGGTGTCAAAAATGAAACACCTTATGTGGCTAGTAAGCATGCAGTCTCTGGTATGACAAAAAATGCAGCTTTAGAATATGGACAAGACGGAATTATGACAAATGCTATTGCCCCTGGTGCAATTGTAACACCTATGGTAGAAGAAGCATTTAAGAAAATTAATCCAGATAATCCAGAATCTGCTAAAAAAGAATATGCAAAAGCAAATCCGACTTTAAAACTAGGTGAGCCAAAAGATGTTGCTACCTTAGTGGGTTTCCTTTTGAGTGAAGAGTGTAGTTATGTGAGTGGACAGGTGATTGCTGTAGATGGTGGACAATCTAGTATTTATGGAGATGTATAA
- a CDS encoding ParA family protein yields MIISFISRKGGTGKTTNIMHLATTLASQKKRVILIETDTNYTLTTLRKMELFKKKIAENDAPFPIVGSTDEHIIDNLKKFKKSKKYDYILVDSAGKTTDEAIRKLCLESDLVVVPTSLSQNDLLVAYQTLQDLKPAQEINKKLKIAILPSRIHNRTNQTTVENALSSLDSIIISPFVVSKNKMAEFSTLSPIAEYKEIAKNIVSLLNK; encoded by the coding sequence ATGATAATTTCATTCATCAGCCGAAAAGGTGGAACAGGCAAAACAACAAATATTATGCACCTTGCCACTACACTTGCCAGCCAAAAAAAACGGGTCATACTCATAGAAACAGATACTAACTATACGCTCACAACACTTAGAAAAATGGAGCTTTTCAAAAAGAAGATTGCTGAAAATGATGCTCCTTTTCCTATTGTTGGCTCAACAGATGAACATATTATCGACAATCTCAAAAAATTTAAGAAGAGTAAAAAATATGATTATATTTTGGTTGATAGTGCAGGAAAAACAACTGATGAAGCGATAAGAAAACTGTGTTTAGAATCTGATTTGGTAGTTGTTCCTACAAGTCTTTCTCAGAATGATTTATTGGTAGCTTATCAGACCTTGCAAGACTTAAAACCTGCACAAGAAATTAATAAAAAATTAAAAATAGCTATTCTGCCTAGCCGAATTCATAACAGAACTAATCAAACGACAGTAGAGAATGCACTTTCTAGTTTAGATTCAATTATTATTTCTCCTTTTGTAGTTTCAAAAAATAAGATGGCAGAGTTTTCTACTTTAAGTCCTATTGCAGAATATAAAGAAATTGCGAAAAATATTGTATCTTTGCTCAATAAATAA
- a CDS encoding insulinase family protein, translated as MRYSLKSYLKVGTLSALFLATPFAYTTANAQNTTTEQKIEKNTKSSEMKTPIPIDENVKVGTLSNGMKYYIRKNAMPANRVELRLAVNAGSILEDEDQQGLAHFTEHMAFNGTTNFKKNDLIDNLETMGVRFGADLNAYTSFDETVYMLPIPTDSVGYVDKGLLILKDWASGVLFEDEEIDKERGVVIEEWRRGKGANERMRTQYFPTLLKGSHYAERLPIGKKEILESFKYETIRNFYNKWYRPDLMAIVAVGDIDVAEMEAKIKETFGSIPKVKNPAERKNFKTPLNKEPLAKVVSDKEATAIQLQLYYKMPKKAVTTYADLNENYTSELITTMLNARFEELQKQASPPFLYSFAFQGDMIGRDLDALQLYAGLREDNIEGGLSTITQEFERMKRFGFTGSELERAKKQLSKRYEKAYKEQDKTESNRIVMNYVYNYLENQPIPSAKFEYEFLEKNLPSITLEQVNKMAKGWITQENRVAILTGMEKEGVNLPNDEKLVSIWNEAANADLKPYEEKEIASSLIEEANIPKKGSITKEMTNDKIGYTEFTLSNGAKVILKKTDFKNDEILVSAYSLGGHSLYEDKDYIAVSNISSIIAQSGIAELSGSDMDKFMTGKTVRISPYISEYSEGFRGSTSPEDLETALQLMHLYFTNPRQDNDAVASFVATQKGFYQNLASNPNYYFYDQYSQLMANGSIRSGFPKVEELEKTGWQSAYKMYNERFANAADFTFFFIGNFDEEKMKSLLETYIATLPSTDKTENFKDLGTRSPKGMVEKIYKKGSEPQSNVRLSFAGEMTEYDAKDEVALNALAGLLRFKLIEKLREEKGGVYSAGAYTSVDKYPVPNYNVMITFPCAPENVDDLIAASIEEVDKLRNGDIDATDLEKFKEAEKRTNEVNQTQNKYWLSTLQGLYYYNETPESIEKNKSILKDLTVEDVKNAAIKYLDTKAYIKAVLLPETTTEEDKGE; from the coding sequence ATGAGATATTCATTAAAATCCTATCTAAAAGTAGGCACGCTTTCAGCCTTATTTTTGGCTACTCCTTTTGCTTATACAACAGCAAATGCACAAAATACAACAACAGAACAGAAAATAGAAAAGAATACTAAAAGTTCTGAAATGAAAACGCCTATTCCAATTGATGAAAATGTAAAAGTGGGAACACTTTCAAATGGAATGAAATACTACATTCGTAAAAATGCAATGCCTGCAAATCGTGTTGAGCTTCGTTTGGCTGTAAATGCAGGTTCTATTTTGGAAGATGAAGACCAACAAGGTTTGGCTCACTTTACCGAACACATGGCATTTAATGGAACAACAAATTTCAAGAAAAATGATTTGATTGATAATTTGGAAACAATGGGCGTTCGTTTTGGTGCTGACTTGAATGCTTATACTTCATTTGATGAAACAGTTTATATGTTGCCTATCCCAACAGATAGCGTGGGTTATGTGGATAAAGGCTTGCTGATTTTGAAAGATTGGGCAAGTGGCGTTTTGTTTGAAGACGAAGAAATAGACAAAGAACGTGGCGTAGTCATCGAAGAATGGCGTAGAGGAAAAGGCGCAAACGAGCGTATGCGTACTCAATATTTTCCTACTTTGTTGAAAGGCTCACATTATGCAGAACGTTTACCAATCGGTAAAAAAGAAATTTTGGAATCTTTCAAATATGAAACTATCCGTAATTTCTACAACAAATGGTATCGTCCAGACCTTATGGCAATTGTAGCCGTTGGAGATATTGATGTGGCAGAAATGGAAGCCAAAATCAAAGAAACATTTGGAAGCATTCCGAAAGTGAAAAATCCAGCAGAGCGTAAAAATTTCAAAACTCCTTTGAATAAAGAGCCTTTAGCAAAAGTAGTATCGGATAAAGAAGCAACAGCAATTCAATTACAATTGTATTACAAAATGCCTAAAAAAGCAGTTACGACTTATGCTGATTTGAATGAAAATTATACAAGCGAGCTTATTACTACAATGCTTAATGCTCGTTTTGAAGAATTACAAAAACAAGCAAGTCCTCCATTTTTATATAGTTTTGCTTTTCAAGGCGATATGATTGGACGTGATTTGGATGCACTTCAATTGTATGCAGGACTTCGTGAAGATAATATCGAAGGAGGACTCTCTACAATTACACAAGAGTTTGAACGTATGAAAAGATTTGGTTTTACGGGTTCTGAGTTAGAAAGAGCTAAAAAACAACTTTCTAAACGCTACGAAAAAGCCTATAAAGAACAAGACAAAACAGAGTCTAATAGAATTGTAATGAATTATGTTTACAATTATCTAGAAAATCAGCCAATTCCAAGTGCAAAGTTTGAATATGAGTTTTTAGAAAAAAATCTTCCTTCTATCACTTTAGAGCAAGTCAATAAAATGGCTAAAGGTTGGATAACTCAAGAAAACAGAGTTGCTATCTTAACAGGAATGGAAAAAGAAGGTGTAAATCTTCCAAATGATGAAAAATTAGTAAGTATTTGGAATGAAGCTGCAAACGCAGATTTAAAGCCTTACGAAGAAAAAGAAATTGCTAGTTCACTTATCGAAGAAGCAAATATTCCTAAAAAAGGAAGTATTACAAAGGAAATGACCAACGATAAAATAGGTTATACAGAATTTACGCTTTCGAATGGGGCAAAAGTAATTTTGAAGAAAACAGACTTTAAAAATGACGAAATTTTGGTTTCAGCTTATAGTTTGGGAGGACATTCTTTGTATGAAGATAAAGATTACATAGCTGTTTCTAATATTTCTTCTATTATTGCTCAATCTGGAATTGCAGAACTTTCAGGCTCAGATATGGATAAATTTATGACTGGAAAAACGGTTCGTATTAGTCCTTATATCTCTGAATATTCTGAAGGTTTTAGAGGAAGTACTTCTCCAGAAGATTTAGAAACTGCGCTTCAACTGATGCACCTTTATTTCACTAATCCTCGTCAAGATAACGATGCTGTTGCTTCTTTTGTAGCTACTCAAAAAGGTTTTTATCAAAACTTAGCTTCTAATCCAAACTATTATTTCTATGACCAGTACAGCCAATTAATGGCAAATGGAAGTATTCGTAGTGGTTTTCCAAAAGTAGAAGAGTTAGAAAAAACAGGTTGGCAATCAGCTTACAAAATGTATAACGAACGCTTTGCAAATGCTGCTGATTTTACATTTTTCTTTATTGGAAACTTTGATGAAGAAAAAATGAAGTCACTTTTAGAAACCTATATTGCGACTCTTCCATCAACAGATAAAACTGAAAACTTCAAAGATTTGGGTACTCGTTCGCCTAAAGGAATGGTAGAAAAAATCTATAAAAAAGGTTCAGAACCACAAAGTAATGTGCGTCTTTCTTTTGCTGGAGAAATGACAGAATATGATGCAAAAGATGAAGTTGCTTTGAATGCTCTTGCAGGTTTATTGCGTTTCAAACTTATTGAGAAATTGCGTGAGGAAAAAGGTGGTGTTTATTCAGCAGGTGCTTATACAAGTGTAGATAAATATCCTGTTCCAAATTATAATGTAATGATTACATTCCCTTGTGCGCCTGAAAATGTTGATGATTTGATTGCAGCTTCTATCGAAGAGGTAGATAAATTACGCAATGGCGATATTGATGCTACTGATTTAGAGAAATTCAAAGAAGCTGAAAAACGCACCAATGAAGTAAACCAAACTCAAAACAAATACTGGCTTTCTACGCTACAAGGACTTTATTATTATAATGAAACTCCTGAAAGTATAGAAAAAAATAAATCTATCTTGAAAGATTTGACAGTTGAAGACGTGAAAAATGCAGCTATAAAATATTTGGATACAAAAGCATATATCAAAGCTGTTCTACTTCCTGAAACTACAACAGAAGAAGACAAAGGAGAGTAA
- a CDS encoding RNA polymerase sigma factor: protein MFVKLFSKKNPRSDLELIEAYKETRDNKFVGELFERYTHLVYGVCLKYLKDEEDSKDAVLLIFEKLLTDLLRFEIQNFPPWLHRLTQNYCLMYLRQRQREFKRSEDYFTNQDDNRMDSDPDWHLSNKGEKHEKEERLTSIEDALHTLNPEQKQCVELFFLEEKSYQEIVEITGFSLSKVKSFLQNGKRNIKKQLGILTLICWLLFM, encoded by the coding sequence ATGTTTGTCAAATTATTTTCTAAAAAAAATCCTCGTTCGGATTTAGAACTTATTGAAGCCTATAAAGAAACCCGAGATAATAAATTTGTGGGAGAACTTTTTGAGCGTTATACCCACTTGGTATATGGTGTATGTCTAAAGTATCTTAAAGATGAAGAAGACAGTAAAGATGCTGTTTTGCTTATTTTTGAAAAGTTATTGACCGACCTTCTACGTTTTGAGATACAAAACTTCCCTCCTTGGTTGCATCGTCTTACTCAAAATTATTGTTTGATGTATTTGCGTCAACGTCAGAGAGAATTTAAACGAAGTGAAGATTATTTTACAAATCAAGATGACAATCGTATGGATTCTGACCCAGATTGGCATCTATCTAATAAAGGCGAAAAACACGAGAAAGAAGAACGACTCACTAGCATCGAAGATGCATTACATACACTCAATCCTGAACAAAAACAATGTGTAGAGCTTTTCTTTTTAGAAGAAAAAAGTTATCAGGAAATTGTAGAGATTACAGGTTTTTCACTTTCTAAAGTAAAAAGTTTTCTTCAAAACGGAAAGCGAAATATTAAAAAACAGTTGGGAATCTTAACTTTAATTTGTTGGCTTCTGTTTATGTAA
- a CDS encoding OmpA family protein, whose protein sequence is MKVNKLYFLSILSIILIFKVSFLSAQDSKNLPKILKHPDSVHIEAIEVLNSESRETNLSVTPDGKYLFFMSSRGGESWSIKSGIYKNQVRYDGDIYFSKKDSTGKWTTAQNLKAINSSSGEDEPFVSQDGQQVVFQSWRRNWMSEGGPYYQAKYETKTKGNSWTNIKGLGQGINSFFRREFSKYGGYATDGMSVSSDFNMFIVAAGANYSGDMDLYWSKKDSTGKWTVCTEMPISTPKNERSVFLAADNKTIYFASDGYGGFGGLDIFKALLDENGNAIEIFNIGAPFNTDKDDYGFVLTASGEAAYFVREGDIFYADLINASPEIKPSPVLLLEGNIVGCDENPIDAKVSLYDENDKEISVSFTNARNKGEYVLLVSNPPKTKKSYKQIIETEKGFEQELFFETKKIEIPSIKKYTKIELGKTQINDCKEEIAKTEKITKLEIVYFAFDSDELDQNSIQVLENLIAVFNQNPEKNNSQKIILTGHTDSKGSNEYNENLSQKRLLSVQNFLESKGIDKSKIKIIPKGEQNPTQTNATENGRSKNRRVEILISE, encoded by the coding sequence ATGAAAGTAAATAAACTCTATTTTCTATCTATATTATCAATAATTCTGATTTTCAAAGTTAGTTTTCTTTCTGCTCAAGATTCTAAGAATCTTCCAAAGATTTTAAAACATCCAGATTCTGTTCATATTGAAGCGATTGAGGTTTTGAATTCTGAAAGTAGAGAAACAAATCTATCGGTTACCCCAGACGGAAAATATCTATTTTTTATGAGCAGTAGAGGAGGCGAAAGTTGGTCTATAAAATCTGGAATCTATAAAAATCAAGTTCGTTATGATGGAGACATTTATTTTTCTAAAAAAGATTCCACTGGGAAATGGACAACAGCCCAAAACTTAAAAGCAATAAATAGTTCTTCAGGAGAAGACGAACCTTTTGTAAGCCAAGATGGACAACAGGTAGTTTTTCAGTCGTGGCGAAGAAATTGGATGTCAGAAGGAGGTCCTTATTATCAAGCTAAATACGAAACAAAAACAAAAGGTAATTCTTGGACAAACATAAAAGGGTTAGGACAAGGAATAAATAGTTTTTTTAGAAGAGAGTTTTCAAAATATGGTGGCTATGCAACCGACGGAATGAGTGTTTCTTCTGATTTTAATATGTTTATTGTGGCTGCTGGTGCAAACTATAGTGGAGATATGGATTTGTATTGGAGTAAAAAAGATTCGACTGGAAAATGGACAGTTTGCACAGAAATGCCTATTTCTACGCCCAAAAATGAGCGTTCGGTTTTTTTAGCTGCTGATAACAAAACGATTTATTTTGCTTCTGATGGTTATGGTGGTTTTGGTGGACTTGATATTTTTAAGGCTTTGCTTGATGAGAATGGAAATGCAATTGAGATTTTTAATATTGGTGCGCCTTTCAATACTGATAAAGATGATTATGGTTTTGTTTTGACGGCTTCTGGGGAGGCTGCCTATTTTGTGAGAGAAGGCGATATTTTTTATGCCGATTTAATCAATGCTTCGCCTGAGATAAAACCTTCACCTGTTTTGCTTTTAGAAGGAAATATTGTGGGTTGTGATGAAAACCCGATTGATGCAAAAGTGAGTTTGTATGATGAAAATGACAAAGAAATTAGTGTTAGTTTTACCAATGCAAGAAATAAAGGCGAGTATGTTTTACTAGTTTCTAATCCTCCAAAAACCAAAAAATCGTACAAACAAATCATAGAAACCGAAAAAGGATTCGAACAAGAACTGTTTTTTGAAACTAAAAAGATAGAAATTCCATCAATAAAAAAATATACTAAAATTGAGTTAGGAAAAACACAGATAAACGATTGTAAAGAAGAAATAGCAAAAACGGAGAAAATCACAAAATTAGAAATCGTTTATTTTGCTTTTGATTCAGATGAATTAGACCAAAATTCTATTCAAGTTTTAGAAAATCTTATTGCTGTTTTTAATCAAAATCCAGAGAAAAATAATTCTCAAAAAATAATTCTTACAGGTCATACCGATTCAAAGGGAAGTAATGAGTACAATGAAAATCTATCACAAAAAAGACTTTTATCCGTTCAAAATTTCCTAGAAAGCAAAGGAATTGACAAATCTAAAATTAAAATTATTCCAAAAGGCGAACAAAATCCTACACAAACCAATGCTACAGAAAACGGACGAAGCAAAAACCGACGTGTAGAAATACTGATAAGCGAGTAA
- a CDS encoding putative sulfate exporter family transporter, whose protein sequence is MKHKLIPFLFFACLFACWIPVVDSPIALVAGLLFAHFLKNPFPNQTAKATKQLLKVAVVGLGFGLNLQMAISASQNGIGLVVSSIFLTLAGGLFLGKILKVENKLAQLISVGTAICGGSAIAAFSPVIDADNSDISVSLGVVFLLNSVALLVFPVLGHFFNLSPQDFGMWVAVAIHDTSSVVGAAESFSDESLKIATTLKLVRALWIIPLVLLSVLVSKFYTKNKVEEHNSEKENLSEQLTKNDKSKKIPPKITIPYFIGLFVVAILINTYIPFVTEYSPYLVWIAKKLLVTTLFLIGLSLSIEKIKKVGWRPLALGIILWILISVGSLLVIL, encoded by the coding sequence TTGAAACATAAACTTATTCCTTTTCTATTTTTTGCTTGTCTTTTTGCCTGTTGGATTCCTGTTGTTGATAGTCCTATTGCTCTTGTAGCAGGACTTTTATTTGCCCATTTTCTAAAAAACCCTTTTCCAAATCAAACTGCAAAAGCAACAAAACAGCTTCTAAAAGTTGCTGTTGTGGGTTTGGGATTTGGTCTGAATCTTCAAATGGCAATTTCGGCAAGTCAAAATGGAATTGGTTTGGTTGTCAGTAGTATTTTTCTGACACTTGCAGGAGGGCTTTTTCTAGGAAAAATTTTGAAAGTTGAAAATAAATTAGCTCAACTTATTTCTGTCGGAACGGCTATTTGTGGAGGGAGTGCTATTGCTGCATTTTCGCCTGTAATTGATGCTGATAATTCTGATATTTCGGTGTCTTTGGGTGTCGTTTTTCTTCTGAATTCTGTTGCATTGCTTGTTTTTCCTGTTCTAGGACATTTTTTCAACCTTTCACCTCAAGATTTTGGAATGTGGGTAGCTGTTGCTATTCACGATACTAGTTCGGTTGTAGGTGCAGCAGAGAGCTTTAGTGATGAGTCGTTGAAGATTGCAACGACATTGAAACTTGTTCGTGCACTTTGGATTATTCCTTTGGTTCTGCTTTCTGTGTTGGTTTCTAAATTTTATACAAAAAATAAAGTTGAGGAACATAATTCAGAAAAAGAAAATCTGTCTGAACAGCTAACTAAAAATGATAAATCTAAAAAAATACCTCCAAAAATCACTATTCCTTATTTTATCGGACTTTTTGTAGTAGCTATTTTGATAAATACATATATTCCTTTTGTAACAGAATACTCTCCTTATTTGGTTTGGATTGCCAAAAAACTTCTTGTTACGACACTTTTCTTGATTGGTCTTAGTTTGTCTATCGAAAAAATTAAAAAAGTAGGTTGGCGACCGTTGGCATTAGGTATAATATTGTGGATATTGATTTCTGTGGGTTCTTTGCTTGTGATTTTATAG